The genomic window AActtgttgctatggtgctcaatatggttgctagggcgtggctttaTAGCTTCACATTGATCCTGAGACACTGATTGGTTGCCTGAGTAAAATGAGCCCGcccccttgtctctatgacaCTGTGATCattagtgagtgagtgagagaaagGGTTCTAagggcctgtgtgtgtgagtgtgtgtgagaaagtgacagttgaaATTCAAATTTCTGAAGATTCCGCcattgaaagtcaatgggacttttttggccgctttttcgacccctgtgcgaacatcgttggtccgatcgcttataaaagtcatagcacacctctcctcaatgggctggtcgatttgacacctcattcatgggtctaggacaaaaaCTGCGGGACAAGTTACGCGCCGAAGTTTTGTccagaagaagaataataataactagaatgtacatttcctgaagaaaatgtgaatggtgcttgcagtggcaaaattcggcacctggttgctagggtgctgtaattggttgctagggtgagGCTATGAAGTCAATAGTTATTGGCTGCTTGATAGGCCGAGTCAAAAAagcccagccccaagtctctatgaccttctaaaccaaagatatgatctcacagatttggcccccatgttaagtctatgggagttTTTTCAGCCGTTTTTTCGTACGCTGTGCGAACATCAtacacccgatcgcttagaaaagtcatagcacacctctcctcaataagccggtcgatttgacacctcattcgtgggtctacgacaaacggtgcgggacgagttacacgccaaagttttgttcaggtgaatagtaattacaatactagaatgtacatttcctgaagaaaatgtgaatggtgcttgcagtggcaaaattcggtacccggttgctagggtgctgtgattggttgctagggcgtggctatgaagtTGCTGTGTCACTACTTATTGGCTGGCCGAAtcaaaagagcccagccccaagtctctATGACCTTCTGATCCAAATATATGATCTCATTAATTTTGTcccaatgttaagtctatgggaatTTTTTCAGCTGATATTTTCGTCCGCTGTGCGAACATCAtacacccgatcgcttagaaaagtcatagcacacctctcctcaataagccggttgatttgacacctcattcgtgGGTCTACGACAAACGCTGCAGGACGAGTTACGCGCCAAAGTTTTGTTcaggtgtgcgtgtgtgtgagaaagtgacagttgagaCTGACGGAATGTTCGTGATTTTGaatttttcaatgtaagtcTATGGGAGTTTTTTCAGCCGTTTTTTCGTacgctgtgcgaacatcgtacacccgatcgcttagaaaagtcatagcacacctctcctcaataagccggtcgatttgacacctcattcgtgGGTCTACGACAAATGGTGCGGGACGAGTTACGCACCGAAGTTTTATCTaggtgaatagtaattacaatactagaatgtacatttcctgaagaaaatgtgaatggtgcttgcagtggcaaaattcggctctcggttgctaaggtgctgtaattggttgctagggcgtggctatgaaCTACTTATTGGTTGCTTGATAGGCCAAGTAAAaagagcccagccccaagtctctAAGATCTTCTGATCCaaagatatgatctcacagatttTGTCTCAATGTTAGGTCTATGGGACTTTTTTCAGCCGATTTTTCGTacgctgtgcgaacatcgtacacccgatcgcttaaaaaagtcatagcacacctctcctcaataagccggtcgatttgacacctcattcgtgggtctaagacaaacggtgcgggacgagttacgtgccaaagttttgttcaggtgaatagtaattacaatactagaatgtacatttcctgaagaaaatgtgaatggtgcttgcagtggcaaaattcggcacccggttgctagggtgctgtaattggttgctagggtgagGCTATGAAGTCATTAGTTATTGGCTGCTTGATAGGccgagtcaaaagagcccagccccaagtctctACGACCTTCTGATCTaaagatatgatctcacagattttgtcccaatgttaagtctatgggacttTTTTATAAAACGAATAATATTGCctacatgcatttaaaataaagagGTACATTTCACATTATAAGGCTTTATAATACAGCGTATTAAAAAACAGCCGTCTCACTCACCTCAAGAGAATAGTGTGGGACGATCCTTTGCAAACAGCTCAGTGTCGTCGATTTCGCAGCCAATCAGCAGCGAGCTTTTATTGTACAACCAATAGAATCACACCTTCGCTATATTATTTACACAGANNNNNNNNNNNNNNNNNNNNNNNNNNNNNNNNNNNNNNNNNNNNNNNNNNNNNNNNNNNNNNNNNNNNNNNNNNNNNNNNNNNNNNNNNNNNNNNNNNNNNNNNNNNNNNNNNNNNNNNNNNNNNNNNNNNNNNNNNNNNNNNNNNNNNNNNNNNNNNNNNNNNNNNNNNNNNNNNNNNNNNNNNNNNNNNNNNNNNNNNNNNNNNNNNNNNNNNNNNNNNNNNNNNNNNNNNNNNNNNNNNNNNNNNNNNNNNNNNNNNNNNNNNNNNNNNNNNNNNNNNNNNNNNNNNNNNNNNNNNNNNNNNNNNNNNNNNNNNNNNNNNNNNNNNNNNNNNNNNNNNNNNNNNNNNNNNNNNNNNNNNNNNNNNNNNNNNNNNNNNNNNNNNNNNNNNNNNNNNNNNNNNNNNNNNNNNNNNNNNNNNNNNNNNNNNNNNNNNNNNNNNNNNNNNNNNNNNNNNNNNNNNNNNNNNNNNNNNNNNNNNNNNNNNNNNNNNNNNNNNNNNNNNNNNNNNNNNNNNNNNNNNNNNNNNNNNNNNNNNNNNNNNNNNNNNNNNNNNNNNNNNNNNNNNNNNNNNNNNNNNNNNNNNNNNNNNNNNNNNNNNNNNNNNNNNNNNNNNNNNNNNNNNNNNNNNNNNNNNNNNNNNNNNNNNNNNNNNNNNNNNNNNNNNNNNNNNNNNNNNNNNNNNNNNNNNNNNNNNNNNNNNNNNNNNNNNNNNNNNNNNNNNNNNNNNNNNNNNNNNNNNNNNNNNNNNNNNNNNNNNNNNNNNNNNNNNNNNNNNNNNNNNNNNNNNNNNNNNNNNNNNNNNNNNNNNNNNNNNNNNNNNNNNNNNNNNNNNNNNNNNNNNNNNNNNNNNNNNNNNNNNNNNNNNNNNNNNNNNNNNNNNNNNNNNNNNNNNNNNNNNNNNNNNNNNNNNNNNNNNNNNNNNNNNNNNNNNNNNNNNNNNNNNNNNNNNNNNNNNNNNNNNNNNNNNNNNNNNNNNNNNNNNNNNNNNNNNNNNNNTTACTCTGCTTGGAAGCGAAAATCACTTTCTGTTTCAGTCCTATTACACGATATAGAAACTGTTGTAACAGTAACTGTGCGTAACCTTTATCTTCTAGTTCTGTTAACGTTTTGCTGTGCATGTAGGAAGAGATGAAGTTGAAACAACCTTCTTCGTCGTCCCTGGATATGGTGGAAGAATCCTGACCTGCAGATGGTATGATGCTCTCAGCTATCTGACACAGTTCACCAGCAGTCAGTGTATGAAGACTTTTCTTGATTTTCCAAACCAGTTGCTTCCTTTCATCGGCCATCTTGTCCAGCTTCAGGCTAGGGCTGTGTTGAAAAAATCGATTCACCAATTCTGAATCGATTTTCATATTAATTTCTAAAGATCGATCCGTAACTCAGAGGATCGATTTAATAATATGCCTACATTTTCCCCGTGAATTTTAATTTGCCGCGTCATTGAATTCACGCATGCGCGCGAGGTGGAAGGACATTAAAACAACGAACATGGCAGCTTTGAAAACTCCAGAAACGCTAAAAGCGGCGATCTGGCACCATTTCGGGTTCAGAAGCAATAAAGAGAACGAGCTTGACAAAAGCAAAGCAATTTGCAAAGCCTGCCAAATGGAGGTGAAGTATTGTGGAAATACTACTAATCTCAGGAACCACATGATGCGACATCATCAAGACATCATATCCAAGCCCGCCACCGGACCGCAACAGATGACACTGAAACAAACTCTACAACTACCAACTAATTCTGAACGCTCTGTCAAAATAACTGAGGCGATTGCGGGCTTCATTTGCAAAGATATGCGCCCATATTCTGTTGTTGAGAATGTGGGATTCAGGCGGCTAATGAAGGTAATGGAACCAAATTATGTCATTGTGTCTCGCAAACATCTGTCTGAAGAAGTGATCCCCAACATGTACCAGACAGTAAAAGATGGTGTAGTGTGTAAGCTTAAGACCGCAGAGAGGGTGGGCATTACGAGTGACACCTGGACATCCGTAGCTACGGAATCTTACATGAGTGTGACAGCACACTACATAGACGAGCTCTGGAACCTCGTGTCTTACGTGCTGCAGACAACCGAAGTTCAAACGGACCATCGCTCTGTCAGTCTAGCTGAAATGTTAACCAAAGCTATGGAGGAGTGGGGGCTGCTGAGTAAAGACCCAGCCATAGTCACTGACAACGCGGCGAATATGATCTGTGCGGTTGAGATTACGGGGCTAACCCACGTCGGCTGCTTCGAGCACATAATCAACCTGGCCTCGCAAGCCGGTCTCAAACTGCCGAATGTTGCACGCCTTCTTGGGAGAGTAAGGCACATCGCAAAGTTCTTTCATCGCAGTACAACGGCCACCCGTATCCTCAAAGAAAAGCAGAAGCTACTGCAGCTGAATGCACACAAGCTCAAAATTGATGTGGTGACTCGTTGGAACAGTACACTAGAAATGCTTGAGCGCTTTTTAGAGCAACAACCCGCGATCTCTGCCGCTCTGCTCTCACCTGATGTGCGGAGAAATGAAAAGGATCTTTGCAGCCTGAAGGAAGAGGACATAACAGATGCAGAAGATGTGGTCAGAGCTCTAAAGCCAATGAAGACAGCCACTCAAGTGATGTCAGAAGAAAAGTGCCCAACTCTCTCAGTGATGGCACCTCTGCATGCTCTGCTGCTGAAAGAGATGACCAGTCTCCCAGAAGACTCCAGAGTTGTTAAGGACACGAAGGATGAGATCAAGAAAAACTTAAGCACAAGGTAggcctctgtgtgtgtgtgtgtgtgtgtgtgtgtgtgtgtgtgtgtgtgtgtgtgtgagtgtgtgtgtgtgtgtgtgtgtgtgtgagtgagtgtgtgtgtgagtgagtgtgtgtgtgagtgagtgagtgtgtgtgtgagtgagtgtgtgtgtgtgagtgagtgagtgtgtgtgagagtgagtgtgtgtgagagtgagtgtgtgtgagagtgagtgtgtgtgtgtgtgtgtgtgtgtgtgtgtgtgtgtgtgagtgtgtgtgtgagtgagtgagtgtgtgtgtgagtgagtgtgtgtgtgagtgagtgtgtgtgagagtgagtgtgtgtgtgtgtgtgtgtgtgagagtgagtgtgtgagtgagagtgtgtgtgagtgtgtgtgagagtgagtgagtgtgtgtgagagtgagtgtgtgagagtgtgtgagtgagtgagtgagtgtgtgtgtgtgagtgagtgtgtgtgagtgagtgtgtgagtgagtgtgtgagtgtgtgagtgagtgagtgtgtgtgtgagtgagtgagtgtgtgagtgtgtgagtgagtgagtaagtgagtgagtgtgtgagtgagtgagagagatatgagactattttactgtatatatatatatatatatatatatatatatatatatatataaggaaaCTTCATTAAAGACATTATTGTCCTCCTCAGGGGggataaattgatcaaaatgtgTGAAATTTAAATTCCAGGTATGTAAACCAGAAGGACATGCTGTACGTAGCTTCAGCTATTGATCCACGTTTCAAAGCTCTGCCATTCCTGAATGAGGAGGAGCGAGACAGGACCTTCTCCAGACTCCAGACTGAAGCAGTGTGTGGGATGGAGGAAGATGCATATAATGTaagtaatcattttaaaaagaaactCAGTGGAAAAAGTCCACTCTCtctttcactcacacacacctccataaaatacaaattctctctctctcttcttacACAGCAAGATGCTGTTGCTGATGAAGTTGATGGAGTGGAGGAAGAGGTGGAACCCCAACCTCCGGCACCCAAGCAATTCAAGCAATCCAGTGCTTTGGAGTCTCTCCTTGGGGAAGCCTACAGACCACAACAGGAAGTAGGACCACAGAAAACTAAAGCGGCAGAGGCAGAAGACGAGATCAAAAGGTACAGGGCAGGGAGACCTGCGGGACTGCAGGACAATCCTCTCATCTGGTGGTGGGAGAATGAAAAGGAGTATCCTCTTTTGGCTCGCATGGCAAAGCGATATCTCTGTGTCCCAGGAACCAGCGTCACATCTGAGAGGGTTTTTTCGACTGCAGGTGATATCATTACTGCCAAAAGAAGTTGCCTTACCCCTGGGCATGTCAATGAGCTACTGTTCCTGCAGAAGAATCTTTCCATTCCTGAGTGATGGCAGTTCACACTCTGGGTTAAGACAAGTTTAATTtccagtttttatttatttttatctactattttagtttaaaatgaCCAGTTTACACAAATACACTTTAAAGGCAATTTAATGTC from Megalobrama amblycephala isolate DHTTF-2021 linkage group LG17, ASM1881202v1, whole genome shotgun sequence includes these protein-coding regions:
- the LOC125251875 gene encoding E3 SUMO-protein ligase ZBED1-like, encoding MAALKTPETLKAAIWHHFGFRSNKENELDKSKAICKACQMEVKYCGNTTNLRNHMMRHHQDIISKPATGPQQMTLKQTLQLPTNSERSVKITEAIAGFICKDMRPYSVVENVGFRRLMKVMEPNYVIVSRKHLSEEVIPNMYQTVKDGVVCKLKTAERVGITSDTWTSVATESYMSVTAHYIDELWNLVSYVLQTTEVQTDHRSVSLAEMLTKAMEEWGLLSKDPAIVTDNAANMICAVEITGLTHVGCFEHIINLASQAGLKLPNVARLLGRVRHIAKFFHRSTTATRILKEKQKLLQLNAHKLKIDVVTRWNSTLEMLERFLEQQPAISAALLSPDVRRNEKDLCSLKEEDITDAEDVVRALKPMKTATQVMSEEKCPTLSVMAPLHALLLKEMTSLPEDSRVVKDTKDEIKKNLSTRYVNQKDMLYVASAIDPRFKALPFLNEEERDRTFSRLQTEAVCGMEEDAYNQDAVADEVDGVEEEVEPQPPAPKQFKQSSALESLLGEAYRPQQEVGPQKTKAAEAEDEIKRYRAGRPAGLQDNPLIWWWENEKEYPLLARMAKRYLCVPGTSVTSERVFSTAGDIITAKRSCLTPGHVNELLFLQKNLSIPE